TCAGCCTGTAAATATTTGAGCATTATAAATCCTCCTTCCTATTCTTTTTCACAACCTCTGTGAAAAGCACTTCCAAATCTTCACCAGGATTAATTTTGCCGTTATACCCGAGTACCCCATTACTGATGATACCGATATGGTCTGCAATAAGTTCAACCTCGGACAATATATGGCTAGATAGGATAACTGTCATTCCCTGTGCTGGAAAAGAACGTATTAGCTCCCTTAAGTCTTGTATTCCAAGAGGATCCAGGCCATTTGTAGGCTCATCCAAAATTAGCAATTTAGGTTTATTCAAGAGTGCAATTGCAATTCCAAGTCTCTGCTTCATTCCCATAGAAAACTGTCCTGCCTGCTTTTTCTTTGTGTTTGTTAAATCAACTATTTCTAGTACTTCTTTAATACGAGAATCTGGAAGTCCTAAAAGAATAGTTCGAACTTTGAGGTTTTCAACCGCCGTAAGATTTTCATAAAGAGGTGGAGATTCAATCAAAACTCCTATATTAGAAAGATCATTTCTACTCCAATCATGATCCTCAAAAATCATTTCTCCTGATGTGGGATGAAGCATTCCTGTAATCATTTTTAATAGAGTTGATTTTCCGGCCCCATTTGGTCCTAGCAATCCATAGACAGAATTTTTTTCAATGGATAGCGAAATGTTGTTTACCGCGCACTGTTTTTTGAAAGTCTTGCAAAGATTTTTTGTTTGTAAAATATAATTATTCATAATCTTAATCATCTTCCTTTCGTTTACTATAGTTTTATAATACTAGGAATTTATAAGGATTCTATAAGGATTTCAATATTAATATAAAACAAAAAACTCCACCCCATTAATAAGTACTAGTACTTATTAATGGGGTGGAGCAAAGAATAATTAACTTATTATCATACATAACTTGCTATAATTATATAATAAAACTCATTACCTTTTTGGATATATATTTTACTTTTTCCTGTAAAATATTGCTTAAGCCAAGATTTATATCTATTTTAGAAATTTCTATCCCTATAAAATAACCTTTTATATCCATATTGTACATGTTTATAAGATCTATTAACCCTAGAGAGTGAATAGACATACTGTGGTCTTTAGTTTTCTTTATGTCATCTAGATTTTTAAAAGTCAATGTACCTGGAACATTACCATAATACGTTGAGTCCATAATATAAAATACATCTACCTCATTTAATAAAGAAAAACAAAATTCTACATCTGTTTCTCCTATAATAGTTTCAATACCTTTATCCTCTAATCTTTTCCTGATTTTGTCTAACACCAGAAGTGCTATTCCATCATCCATCATTAAGCTATTACCTATAGCTATAACCTTTTTACCTATAATAAAGCTCAGCCCCTTATTTTTTCTTTTACTTGTTTCAAAATCCATTCACTTAATTCGTCTATTCCCTCATTCCTAGTACAAGAAGTTTGAAAAATCTTTGCCTTATTATTTAACAATTTAATATCCTGATAAAACTCTCCTACCCTAAAATCAGTAAATGTAATTAAATCAATCTTATTTAAAATTATCGCTCCGCTTTTTTCAAACATCAATGGGTATTTTAAAGGCTTATCATTACCTTCTGTAACACTAAGGATACAAATTTTAATATCCTCACCAATATCAAATTCAGCGGTCGATACTAAACTCCCAACATTCTCTATAATAATAAGATCTATCTCTCTTAAATCAAAATTTAATGATGCTTCCCTTACTTTAGATCCTTCTAAATATGAAATTCTAGCAGTATTGACCTGCACTACTGGAACTCCCGTAGCTTCAATTCTCTGTGCATCTTTAGTTGTATATAAGTCTCCTTCAATAACCGCCATATTCAAGTTTTGTTTAAGCTTTGGAATTAATTTCTCAAGTATTGATGTTTTACCAGCTCCTGGAGACCCCATTAGATTTATAACAAATATGCCCTCTTCATCGAATAGATTTTTGTTTTCCTCATGAATCTCTTCATTAGTATTTAACATATTAATACTAATCTTTATTTCGCTCATTTTACTATTCTCCCTAACCATTTTATTTCAACTGGATCAAACAATGTTTATAGAATATGGCTCACCATATTCTGTAATAACATGTGTAGCACAAGATATACATGGATCAAAAGAGCGCACTATACGCCCTATCTCAACTGGATTTTTAAGATTATTGATTTCAGTACCAATAAGAGCGCTCTCAAGAGCCCCATGTTGACCCATCCCATCTATTGGTGAAAGATTCCAAGCAGTAGGTGTAACTATATCGCAATTTTTTATAACCCCTTTTTCTATTGTAAGCCAATGCCCGAGAGCTCCCCTAACAGCATCACACAGTCCTACCCCCTGTGCACTCTCTGGAATAATATATTTTTTCTGAACTGCTGGTATCGGCTCTATAGACTCAAGTATTATAATCATTTTTTCACAAAGCTTTTTCCCCTCTAGTACCCGAGCAATAAGTCTATCCATAGTAGATATACTATTTTTATATGACCTTGATAAAATCATACGAGCAAGTGGACCAACCTGTACAACTTTACCTTCATACCTAGGCGCTTTAATAAATGTATATGCTCCTGGCTTTTTAATATCTGTTTCAGATGGATAATTTGCTGGAACCTCAGTAGTTTTAGATTCTTTATACCAAGAAAATGCTGAGCTCTCTGTTATTGCTTTTTGGTTTAAAGTAGCTGCCTCACCATCAATATAACTTGAAGGCAAAACGTACTGCATTTCTTTATTTGGCAAATCATGAAATAATCCATAGGTTAGAAGATTTTTTGTCCCACCACCAATTTTAAAATACTCTGGATAATAATGAGCTATAATATTTATATCCTCGACCATATTTTTGCACATAAATTCACTGATAGAATGTAGTATAGATTTCAATCTCATAATTTTAGAAGTATCCATATTTGCTGTGGTGCCACCCACGAATACGCCGTGGGTATGCGGTACCTTTCCACCAATGAGAGCTATAATTTCATGGGCAAGACGACTACATTCTAGCGCCTTCACATAATCTTTATTAATTTTTTCTGTGTAATTCTTAGGGATTCTGAAATCACGACCCGAATTTCCTGGAACTAGTGTTATATCTACATAATCAGGAAATGCAAAAATACAAATTTGCCGCATAATATTTTGAAGAAATTCAGCTCCATGTGCAAAATCTCTGATTTTCACTCCATTTTCATTGGGTTTTACTTTTAATGCATCTTCTAGTGCAAGACTTGCTACTAGTCCATGCGATGTAGAACATATGCCACATATCCTCTGCGTAAAATATACCGCATCTAATGGTTGACGTCCTATTAACATTTTTTCAAAACCTCTAAATTGAATTCCACCACTTTTAGCTTCTACTATTTTATTTTTTTTAATTTCTACTTCTATACTTAAAGGCCCCATAATTCTAGTTATAGGGTCTATAGTTATTTTGGTAGTCACCACAATCACCTCATTCTAAAGTATATTTTAAATAACAATATTGCATACTATGTTTAAATCATCTCATTACTTAACAAATGGCTCTGTGCCATCTGGAAAAAGTTCACTAGCACAACCTATACAAGGTGTATTAGCTTCTACTGGCCAATTAATTCTTGAATTCCATAATCCAAGTGGACAATAAGCTTTTGTAATAGGGCCTTTACATCCAACTTTTATCATACACTCTTTATCTCCTAGCTTATCTGCAAATACTTTATTATCAAAATATGAGCGTCTTGGGCAATTAGTATGATTAGTTTCTTTAAAAAACATTATTGGGCGCCCTTTTTCATCTACCTCAACCTTTTTATTAAGAATAATACTAGCTATAGTTCCCATAACCCACAATGGATTCGCAGGACAACCTGGTATATTTATTACTTCACGTCCAAGGAAGCCGCCTAAACTTGTGCATCCTGTTGGATTAGGTCTAGCTGCTGATATTCCTCCAAATGAAGCACAAGTTCCAATAGCTATTATTGCTTTCGCTTTCTTTGATGCTAAACTAATAGCTTCAACTGTAGGTATACGTCTACCTTTATAAGTTGCAAATATGTTATAGAAACCCTCATCCATATTAGTTAGGGCCCCTTCTACTCCTAATAAAAAATTAGTATCCAAAACTTCTAAAAACTCTTCATATGCAACTTCACCCTCTGCCTGCATAAGGCTAGGGCTAAATTTTAAATTAACCATTTCCTTTAAAAAATAAGGAACGTCCGGTTGATCTGCATTGAGGAAAGAAATTATATTCCCCGTACAACCATTAGCCTCCATCCATACAAAATTAATCTTTTTAGCCTCTCCATTATGAATTTCATCTATGGCCCTTTTTATAAGTCCTCTTTCATGCAAAATATTCCCTCCTATTTAACATATTCTTGGAAGCTGAATTCCAGATGGCATATCAACTAATCTTTTCCCACCTACTACTGTATTCAAATAAACCCTTTGTCCTCCTTCATCCGTTACTTTTCCTATAATTGTTGCATTAACCCCTAGTGGGTGCTTTCTCATAACACTAAGTACCTTCTGCGCGTGTGGTTTTGGAACAAAAACACAAAGTTTTCCTTCATTAGCAATGTATAATGGATCAAGTCCAAGCATCTCAGTAACACCTTTTACCTCTTCTTTAATTGGAAGATTATTCTCTTCAAGAGCTATAGTTACATTGCTAAATTCACTAATTTCATTAAGCACTGCTGCAACTCCACCTCTTGTAGCATCACGAATAACATGGATACCCCCATACGCTTCAAGCATTGTATCTACTAATGAGTTAAGGCATGCACAATCGCTCCTTAAATTCCCAACAAGTCCAAGTTTATTTCGCTCGCACATTATTGTCATTCCATGGTCCCCGAGTGTTCCATTTACTATAACGATATCTCCTTCTCTTGCATTGGCGCAGTTAATATTCACATTTTCATAAATTCTACCAATGCCAGAGGTGTTAATAAAAATACCATCCACATTTCCTCTTTCTACAACTTTTGTGTCACCTGCTACAATTTTTACGCCCGCATTGCTCGCTTCAGCTGCCATAGACATAACAATTTCTTCTAATTTTTTAATAGAGAAACCCTCTTCGATAATAAAAGCACTTGTTATGTAAAGTGGTTTTGCTCCACTTACTGCTAAATCATTTACAGTACCACAAACTGCTAATTTACCAATATTACCTCCATTAAAGAAAAGTGGATTTACTACAAAAGAGTCCGTGGTAAAAGCAAGTTTTTTAAAATCTATTTCTAGTTGTGCTGCATCATTCATTTGATTTAAAATATCATTGCCAAAATGTTTGAAAAATACTTCATTAATCAATTTGTTTGATTGTAAACCGCCACTTCCATGACTTAAAGTTATAGTGTCATTCATGCAATCCCTCCTGTATTCCTTATAAGCACGTAAAAATTATATAGTGTCTTTATGATATCTATAATATGCAGCGCAGGTACCTTCTGATGAAACCATGCAGGAACCAACCGGATTTTCTGGGCTGCATATTTTTTTGAAAAGTGGACAATCATTTGGTTTAATTTTCCCCTTAAGTATTTCTCCACATTTGCAACCAGGGCTACCATCATAATCTTCATATTCAATTTCAAAATGCTTAAATGCATCAAAATCATCATACTTACTATTAAATTCCATGCCGCTTGAATGTATTCTTCCAATTCCTCTCCAACTACTATCCACGATATTAAAAGTTTCGTTCAAATATTTCAAGGCATAGGGGTTACCACCAGTTTTAACTACTCTTTTATATTCATTCATAATCCTATAATTTTTTCTGCTTATTAAATTTACTAATGTATTTAAACCTTGAAGTATATCTAATGGTTCAAATCCTGTAACTACTCCAGGAATATTATAATCCTCACTTAGAAATTCATAGGGTTTTATTCCGCTAATTGCACAAATGTGCCCTGGTAATAAAAAACCATCTATATTTAATTCTTTATCCTGAACTAAAATCTCCATGACCGGTGGAACTATTTTATGGGCTGTAGCGAAAAATAAATTTTTTATGTTGTTTTTTTTAGCCTCAATAACAGTAAGCGAAGTCATAGGCGCTGTGGTTTCAAAACCTACTGACAAAAACACTATTTTTTTAGAAGGATTTTGTGAAGCCATAGCAAGACAATCCATTGGCGAGTATACTATTCTTATATCAAAACCTTCTTCTTTTTTCTTATTCAGCGATCCTTCTTTTCCAGGAACTCTCATCATATCTCCAAAGGTGGCAATAATTACATCTTTCTTTGTGCAAAGTGTTAACACAGCATCAATATAACTCTGAGGTGTAACGCACACAGGACAACCTGGCCCTGATATCAGATTTATATTTGGTGGTAGCACGTCCCTAATACCATATCTGAATATAGCCATAGTATGAGTGCCACAAACCTCCATAATATTTATCTTTTCAGTGGAAATATTGTTTAGCTTCTCTACAAGTTTCTTAGCATATTCGGTATTTCTAAATTCATCAGCAAACTTCATTGCAAAGAAGCTCCTTAAAAATATTTAAAGTTATTTTTGCTTCTTCTTCATCTATAGTTTCAATTGCACAACCTGCATGTACAAGTACATATTCATCTTCACAAACAGCTGGCACTAGATGCATAAATACTTCTCGTTTTATATTCCCAATTTCTACAATTCCTTTATTCCCTTCTATTTTTAATACTTTTCCTGGGACTGCAAGGCACATTCTTTTTCCTCCTTTTTCTTCTTTAATTGAATCCTCATCTGCGATGCTTTAATATTATTTAATTTTTTATTTTTTATTTTCTGCATTAACCAAAAACATACTTCATCTATACCCTGATTTTTAACACAAGATGTTTCAAATATATGAGCATTAGCATTTATGGATTTTATATCTCTATAAAACTCTTTTTTATCAAAATCAGTAAATTCTATTAAATCTAATTTATTTAAAATAATAACACCGCTTTTCTCAAACATTAGTGGATACTTCAAAGGTTTATCATTCCCTTCTGCAGTACTCAAAACACAGATTTTTATGTCTTCACCAATTTCAAATTCTGCGGGGCAAACTAAATTACCTACATTTTCTATTACAAGCAGATCAAGTTTATCAAGGGTTAATGAATTTAATGCACTTTTTATCATTGACCCATCTAGATGGCAAGCTCCGCAAGTGTTGATTTGAACCACTGGAACCCCTTGTGCTTCTATCCTCTGTGCATCTTTGGTGGTATAAATATCTCCTTCGATTACAGCAATATTAATATTATCTTTGAGCTTTGTTATTATTCTTTCAAGTAGCGAAGTCTTACCTGAACCAGGTGAACTCATTAGATTTATTACATAGACCCCCTTATCATCCAGTAATTTTTTATTTTTAGCTGTTATCTCATTATTTGTTTGAAGAATGTTCGTAACTATGTTTATTTTACTCATATTTTAATCTCCTTCTATTGTATTTACATAAAGCTCATATCCATGAATAATACTAGAACAAAATTTGTTACAGCATGGACAAAGTTTATTAAAATGATCAATGTCAAATTTTTGTTTGCAATCAAAACATTCAGCTACTGCATCAACTTTCTCTATCCCTAAAGTTGATCCTTCAAGCATTGTATTAATAATACATATTTTAAATGCAAAATCTAAACATTCTGCATTAACGCCCGATAACTCACCTATTTTTAGTGATACCTTGTTAACTTTAGTTAATTTATTTTCCTTTGCTTTATCTGTTACTATTTTAATAACATTTTCAATTATTGAAACTTCATGCATATCTATCTCCTAATTAGTTGCTATTCTTCTTAATTAATATATATGTGAAATGTTTCACTAAAATGTTTATATGCTCATTTTTGTTAACTCCTTATTTGATTATTTTCAATTATTGCATTAGCTATAATTATCTGCCCAATTGCTATTCCTCCATCATTAGAAGGTAAATCCTCATGAATATATACCTTAAAATTATTTATTTTTAGATTACGACATATCTTCTTAAGCAAAAAACAATTTTGAAAAACTCCTCCACTCAGCACAACCTCATTTATATTAAAGTCTTGTCTAATGAATTTGCACATAGTCACAGTTAAATTTACAACAGTATTTTGGAATTTTGATGTTATGATTTTAGCAGATATTCCTTCCCTTTTATCTTTTAAAACCTCGATAATTATTTCATAGGGCTCTATAATATACATATCCTGTTTTATTATTTTATAAGTATACGATTCTTCAATATCCATTTCTGATATAGCTTCAAGTTCAATAGATGCCTGTCCCTCATAAGTAACTATATCTGTAATTCCAATTATATTTGCCACAGCATCAAAAAACCTTCCCATACTTGAGGTCTCTATGCAATTAATTTTTGAATCTAAAAGATTAATTATATTAATACCTTTACTACCATATAAATCATAAATAATATCATTAACTTCTTTTTTACTATTGTTTATACTTAAAGACTTATACAGATAGGAAACTCCTATTCTAAAAGGTTCTTTAATGACCTTTTCTCCTCCAGGCATTTTAATATAATCCAAATGACCTACTCTTGTAAACTTACTGTAATCACAAATCAAGAATTCACCTCCCCATATTTTGCCGTCACTACCATAACCAGTTCCATCAAAACAAACTCCAATAACTTTTTCTTTTAAATTGTTTTCAAACATGTTACTAACTATATGAGCATGATGATGCTGCACAGCTACCTTAGGCAAATCATAGTCTAGTGCATATTTAGTTGACATATATCCTGGATGCATGTCATGAACTATAAATTTTGGCGAAAATGAAAATATCTTTTTAAAATGTTCAATATTTTTCTTGTAATGTTCATATGTTTCTAAATTTTCTAAGTCACCATTGAATTGGCTTAAAAACAAAAATCCCTCTTTACTAATACAGAAAGTATTTTTCATATTGGATCCACAAGCTAAGATATTTTGAGTACTAGTCCATTTAAAAGGTTCTGGCACAAAACCACGAGCCCTCCTTATTATCGTTTGTTTCTTATTTATAACCTTTACTACAGAATCATCAACTGGGACATGTATTTCACGGTTATGCATGAGAAAATAATCCACAATACCTATAAGTCCTATTCTTGCGGAACTGTCTTTATACTCTATAGGTAGACCATTAACATTTGCACTGGTCATAATAAGCACCGTAAGTTTTTCTGAAAATAATAAAATATGAATAGGTGTATATGGAAGCATTACCCCGATTGTCTTTTGATTAGGTGCGATTTTTTTAGATAAATCGTAGCTTTCCCTTTGGTCTAAAATAACTATTGGTTTTTTAATTCCAGTTAGTACCTTCTCTTCTAATTGGTTAACCAAACAATATTTCTTTACTGTCTCCATATCTTTCATCATAACCGCAAGAGGTTTAAATGGTCTTTTTTTTCTCTCCCTTAGGTTACTCACGGAAGTCTCATTCAATCCATCACAAGCAAGATGAAAACCTCCTAGCCCTTTTATTGCAAATATTTTCCCTTTCATAATCATGTTTTGAGCAAAATTCATAGGATTTTCTATTTCTACCCTATTACCTTTAGAATTTTCTATCCAAAGCTCAGGGCCACAAGCCTTACATCCATTAGGTTGCGCATGAAATCTTCTATTTGTAGGATCTAAATATTCATCATTACACCGATAACACATTTTAAAATCATTCATTGTGGTTTTGTCTCTATCATAAGGCAATTCTTTTATTATAGAAAACCTTGGGCCACAATTTGTACAATTTGTAAAAGCGTACCCACTTCTCCTATTATATAAATTTAGTATATCTTCCTTGCACTCACTACAAGTTGCTATATCTGGTGATATTAAAGTAATTTTATCTAAACTCTGTTCACTCTTTTTAATTTGGAAATTAGAGTAATTTAATACTTTATCCGCTTTCATAGTTATCTTTTCTATTCTAGAAAGTGGTGGGGGATCATTTTTAAGAGCTTGCATAAACTTGTTTATATCTTCCTCAAACCCCTCAACATCTATGTAGACCCCTTCAGAGTTATTATTAACCCAGCCTCTTAATCCAAAAGTTTTTGCTAGTTTATATACAAATGGACGAAAGCCAACCCCTTGAACTATTCCTTCAATCACAATAAGACTTCTATTTTTGTCCATAATAAGCACCTTTCCTATTATACTTTTAAATTAGTTATCCTTTAAATATATGATTTTCATATCAATAAATGTCACTTTTATAAACGTAATGAATAAATTGATTATGAATGGAAATTACCACAGTCTTACTTTAAAACCTATTAAAAAGAAAAAAATAACTCCAGCAAGATAATTCTGCTAGAGTTTTTAATACATTATTAATTGTAAATTTACTCATTGGTATGACAAGGCTTCTTATCAGGAGCATCCGTTTGAATATAGGTCAATTGCCCTCCTGGATAGACTCCATTGTTAGTAACTTTATAGTCATCATGATTGTGCATAGGATAAAATTGAGGAAAAAAATTATCATTAACACATGAAGGTTCATTACATATCTCTACATAATTAACCGTTTCTATATTATTAATGTTTACTGGTTGGGTAGGAATGTCCGCTATTGCATTAGGATCTATAATATTAATTTTACGCATTTGTTTGCACAATGAAGCTATACAATCTTGTCCATTTACAATATAGTTTCTATATTCTGGTCTTTTATCTTCAGCCTCTATTAATAGATCAAATGTTTCTCCTGAACCTATTGTAGCTGTAAAACCTCTTTCAAGTCCCTCATGTCCATGTAATTCTAGTTTTTCAGATATTATTAAAAATGGACTTGGTTCAGCATCCTTGCCTACTACTGTAAAATGCCATCCGTGTATATGCCACGGTACAACCTGATACCCCATATTAATCATTCTAAGCAGGAACATCTCTCCTGTTTTTATATGCACATAGGATTCATAGTTAATCCGAGAAACCTTTTTGCCACTTCCAACTTTTGAGGTTAATGGATGTGGAAGTAACGTATCTGGAAAAGCACGACCATTTACAAGCCAAAAGTCAGGTTTAAAATCTACAGGATTAAAATTACCACCTGCCTCAACGCTATCATGCCATCTGGTATCTATATCTGAAAGTAACATTACATA
This window of the Clostridium estertheticum genome carries:
- a CDS encoding lantibiotic protection ABC transporter ATP-binding protein, whose protein sequence is MNNYILQTKNLCKTFKKQCAVNNISLSIEKNSVYGLLGPNGAGKSTLLKMITGMLHPTSGEMIFEDHDWSRNDLSNIGVLIESPPLYENLTAVENLKVRTILLGLPDSRIKEVLEIVDLTNTKKKQAGQFSMGMKQRLGIAIALLNKPKLLILDEPTNGLDPLGIQDLRELIRSFPAQGMTVILSSHILSEVELIADHIGIISNGVLGYNGKINPGEDLEVLFTEVVKKNRKEDL
- a CDS encoding hydrogenase maturation protease yields the protein MDFETSKRKNKGLSFIIGKKVIAIGNSLMMDDGIALLVLDKIRKRLEDKGIETIIGETDVEFCFSLLNEVDVFYIMDSTYYGNVPGTLTFKNLDDIKKTKDHSMSIHSLGLIDLINMYNMDIKGYFIGIEISKIDINLGLSNILQEKVKYISKKVMSFII
- the hypB gene encoding hydrogenase nickel incorporation protein HypB, yielding MSEIKISINMLNTNEEIHEENKNLFDEEGIFVINLMGSPGAGKTSILEKLIPKLKQNLNMAVIEGDLYTTKDAQRIEATGVPVVQVNTARISYLEGSKVREASLNFDLREIDLIIIENVGSLVSTAEFDIGEDIKICILSVTEGNDKPLKYPLMFEKSGAIILNKIDLITFTDFRVGEFYQDIKLLNNKAKIFQTSCTRNEGIDELSEWILKQVKEKIRG
- a CDS encoding nickel-dependent hydrogenase large subunit, with product MTTKITIDPITRIMGPLSIEVEIKKNKIVEAKSGGIQFRGFEKMLIGRQPLDAVYFTQRICGICSTSHGLVASLALEDALKVKPNENGVKIRDFAHGAEFLQNIMRQICIFAFPDYVDITLVPGNSGRDFRIPKNYTEKINKDYVKALECSRLAHEIIALIGGKVPHTHGVFVGGTTANMDTSKIMRLKSILHSISEFMCKNMVEDINIIAHYYPEYFKIGGGTKNLLTYGLFHDLPNKEMQYVLPSSYIDGEAATLNQKAITESSAFSWYKESKTTEVPANYPSETDIKKPGAYTFIKAPRYEGKVVQVGPLARMILSRSYKNSISTMDRLIARVLEGKKLCEKMIIILESIEPIPAVQKKYIIPESAQGVGLCDAVRGALGHWLTIEKGVIKNCDIVTPTAWNLSPIDGMGQHGALESALIGTEINNLKNPVEIGRIVRSFDPCISCATHVITEYGEPYSINIV
- a CDS encoding hydrogenase small subunit, translated to MHERGLIKRAIDEIHNGEAKKINFVWMEANGCTGNIISFLNADQPDVPYFLKEMVNLKFSPSLMQAEGEVAYEEFLEVLDTNFLLGVEGALTNMDEGFYNIFATYKGRRIPTVEAISLASKKAKAIIAIGTCASFGGISAARPNPTGCTSLGGFLGREVINIPGCPANPLWVMGTIASIILNKKVEVDEKGRPIMFFKETNHTNCPRRSYFDNKVFADKLGDKECMIKVGCKGPITKAYCPLGLWNSRINWPVEANTPCIGCASELFPDGTEPFVK
- the hypE gene encoding hydrogenase expression/formation protein HypE translates to MNDTITLSHGSGGLQSNKLINEVFFKHFGNDILNQMNDAAQLEIDFKKLAFTTDSFVVNPLFFNGGNIGKLAVCGTVNDLAVSGAKPLYITSAFIIEEGFSIKKLEEIVMSMAAEASNAGVKIVAGDTKVVERGNVDGIFINTSGIGRIYENVNINCANAREGDIVIVNGTLGDHGMTIMCERNKLGLVGNLRSDCACLNSLVDTMLEAYGGIHVIRDATRGGVAAVLNEISEFSNVTIALEENNLPIKEEVKGVTEMLGLDPLYIANEGKLCVFVPKPHAQKVLSVMRKHPLGVNATIIGKVTDEGGQRVYLNTVVGGKRLVDMPSGIQLPRIC
- the hypD gene encoding hydrogenase formation protein HypD: MKFADEFRNTEYAKKLVEKLNNISTEKINIMEVCGTHTMAIFRYGIRDVLPPNINLISGPGCPVCVTPQSYIDAVLTLCTKKDVIIATFGDMMRVPGKEGSLNKKKEEGFDIRIVYSPMDCLAMASQNPSKKIVFLSVGFETTAPMTSLTVIEAKKNNIKNLFFATAHKIVPPVMEILVQDKELNIDGFLLPGHICAISGIKPYEFLSEDYNIPGVVTGFEPLDILQGLNTLVNLISRKNYRIMNEYKRVVKTGGNPYALKYLNETFNIVDSSWRGIGRIHSSGMEFNSKYDDFDAFKHFEIEYEDYDGSPGCKCGEILKGKIKPNDCPLFKKICSPENPVGSCMVSSEGTCAAYYRYHKDTI
- a CDS encoding HypC/HybG/HupF family hydrogenase formation chaperone: MCLAVPGKVLKIEGNKGIVEIGNIKREVFMHLVPAVCEDEYVLVHAGCAIETIDEEEAKITLNIFKELLCNEVC
- the hypB gene encoding hydrogenase nickel incorporation protein HypB, translated to MSKINIVTNILQTNNEITAKNKKLLDDKGVYVINLMSSPGSGKTSLLERIITKLKDNINIAVIEGDIYTTKDAQRIEAQGVPVVQINTCGACHLDGSMIKSALNSLTLDKLDLLVIENVGNLVCPAEFEIGEDIKICVLSTAEGNDKPLKYPLMFEKSGVIILNKLDLIEFTDFDKKEFYRDIKSINANAHIFETSCVKNQGIDEVCFWLMQKIKNKKLNNIKASQMRIQLKKKKEEKECALQSQEKY
- the hypA gene encoding hydrogenase maturation nickel metallochaperone HypA: MHEVSIIENVIKIVTDKAKENKLTKVNKVSLKIGELSGVNAECLDFAFKICIINTMLEGSTLGIEKVDAVAECFDCKQKFDIDHFNKLCPCCNKFCSSIIHGYELYVNTIEGD
- the hypF gene encoding carbamoyltransferase HypF — encoded protein: MDKNRSLIVIEGIVQGVGFRPFVYKLAKTFGLRGWVNNNSEGVYIDVEGFEEDINKFMQALKNDPPPLSRIEKITMKADKVLNYSNFQIKKSEQSLDKITLISPDIATCSECKEDILNLYNRRSGYAFTNCTNCGPRFSIIKELPYDRDKTTMNDFKMCYRCNDEYLDPTNRRFHAQPNGCKACGPELWIENSKGNRVEIENPMNFAQNMIMKGKIFAIKGLGGFHLACDGLNETSVSNLRERKKRPFKPLAVMMKDMETVKKYCLVNQLEEKVLTGIKKPIVILDQRESYDLSKKIAPNQKTIGVMLPYTPIHILLFSEKLTVLIMTSANVNGLPIEYKDSSARIGLIGIVDYFLMHNREIHVPVDDSVVKVINKKQTIIRRARGFVPEPFKWTSTQNILACGSNMKNTFCISKEGFLFLSQFNGDLENLETYEHYKKNIEHFKKIFSFSPKFIVHDMHPGYMSTKYALDYDLPKVAVQHHHAHIVSNMFENNLKEKVIGVCFDGTGYGSDGKIWGGEFLICDYSKFTRVGHLDYIKMPGGEKVIKEPFRIGVSYLYKSLSINNSKKEVNDIIYDLYGSKGINIINLLDSKINCIETSSMGRFFDAVANIIGITDIVTYEGQASIELEAISEMDIEESYTYKIIKQDMYIIEPYEIIIEVLKDKREGISAKIITSKFQNTVVNLTVTMCKFIRQDFNINEVVLSGGVFQNCFLLKKICRNLKINNFKVYIHEDLPSNDGGIAIGQIIIANAIIENNQIRS
- a CDS encoding multicopper oxidase domain-containing protein — its product is MSVRHYVLAATDGFIKLPTSPDLPPVETERRKVYVFGFVGGLFKINNKVVNEDLDWTNPSNFPKFKELIGTATIPSPMVCGKIGDKVYITLINLGMPTAGIMDTHTVHMHGAHVATQVDGFPETSFGVPMWMDFDRKPPVATYLFDTQHAGTYMYHCHVEASEHIQMGMYGGLVVYPSMKSLALAGITKSPGCGWLYKGKLQEHISKTATNRNFAYNDIRSYFDKEYVMLLSDIDTRWHDSVEAGGNFNPVDFKPDFWLVNGRAFPDTLLPHPLTSKVGSGKKVSRINYESYVHIKTGEMFLLRMINMGYQVVPWHIHGWHFTVVGKDAEPSPFLIISEKLELHGHEGLERGFTATIGSGETFDLLIEAEDKRPEYRNYIVNGQDCIASLCKQMRKINIIDPNAIADIPTQPVNINNIETVNYVEICNEPSCVNDNFFPQFYPMHNHDDYKVTNNGVYPGGQLTYIQTDAPDKKPCHTNE